Part of the bacterium genome is shown below.
CCGATCCCGCGTCTGTTCCTGATTCGGCCGGCGTTTCCGGTGGCTTTAGGGCACGGGCGTGGTTTTGCGGCCGCAGCGGGCGATTTCGTTCTGCAAGCGGCGTCGCGCGCCCGGCGTCGCCGGGCCGGATTGCTCGCCCGTTGCCGATCGGGTGAGTCGCCGCGGGGCGCTCCGGGGTCGGGCGGTGCTAGTCCCCGATCGAGCGCCGGTTCTCGATCGCGCGACTGACCGTCACGTGGTCGGCGTACTCGATGTCGCCGCCGAGGGGCATGCCGTAGGCGATGCGCGAGACCTGGACATGGGCGCCGCGCAGGCGGTCGGCCAGGAAGTGGGCGGTCGCATCGCCCTCCGCCGTCGGGTTCGTCGCGAGCACCACTTCCTTCACGCCGTCCTGGGCGACCCGGCGCTCCAGCTCACCGACGCGGAGCGTCTCGGGTCCCATCCCGTCGATCGGAGACAGCGCCCCGCCCAGCACGTGATAGAGGCCGCGGAAGCCGCCGCTGCGCTCGATGGCGGCCATGTCCGCGGGCTCCTCGACGACGCAGACGACGGTCCGGTCGCGGTCCGGGTGGGCGCAGACGGGACACGGCGTCCGGTCCGAGAGGGTGAAGCAGGTCTCGCAGACGACGGTGTCGCGCTGGAGCCGCGCGATCGACTCGGCGAGCTCGCGGGACAGATCCTCCGGCGCGCTGAGCAGGAAGTAGGCGAGGCGGGTCGCGGATTTCTCGCCGATCCCGGGGAGTCGCTTCAGGCTCTCGACCAGGCGGTCCATGGCGGGCGACGACGACATCAGGCACCCCCTCCAGAGGTGAAGCCTCCTCCCGGCGTGCCGGGCATCCCGGGCAGGTTCGGGAGCCCCGCGAGCATCCCGCTCTGGAAGCGGGTCATCTCCTGGGCGACGGCTTCCTGGGCCTTCGTGAGGGCGGCGTTCACCGCGGCCGCCGTGAGGTCCTGGATCATGTCGCGATCCTTGTGCTCGATCAGGACGGGTTCGATCTCGACCGAGAGGACGCGGAACGCCCCCGAGACCGTCGCCGTGACCATGCCGCCGCCGGCGCTCGCTTCGTAGCGGCGTCGCGCGAGCTCGGCCTGGAGCTCTCCGAGCTTCGACTGCATCTCCTGCGCGCGCTCGAGCGCCTGCTTCATCTCGTTGGGATCCACTTCGTCTCCTGGGGCCGGGCGTTCTCCGGGTCTGGCCCGAGTCTAGTCGCCGCGGCCGCCGCGGCCCGTATTCGCGCCGAGGGGGCGGATCTCGACGATCTCCGCCTTGAGGATCTCGATCGCGAGGTTCACCGGCTCGCTGTTCAGCGCCTCCTGGCGCTGACGCCGCTCCTGCTCCCGGGACTCGCGACTCTGCTCGCGGGCGGCGTTCGCCGTCGCGATCTCGACGGTGATCTTCGTGGGCTTGCCGAAGAGCCGGGTCGCGAGGGCTTCGAGATCCGGCTGGCGTGCGCGGAGCCGCTCGACGTGGAAGGCGGCATCGGCACCGATCCGGATCACGTTGCCCTCGATCCCGACGAGGGTCGTCCCGTCGAGGCTTGCGAACTTCGAACGGTCGAGCTCGAGCGCCTTCGTCTTGAAGCGATCGAAGATCGTGGCGGGTGGGGCGCCGCCTCCGATCGTGGGCGGCGTGCCGGGAGGGACGGACGCCGCCGAGGTCCGATGGGCGGTGGCGTCGACGCCGGGGTCGTCGTCGAAACGGGCGGGCTCGACCGGCGTCTCGCGGGGGCCGTCGAACGCCTCGTCGGGATCGACCGCCCGGGGCGCGTCCGTACGAGCCGGCATGGGCGGACGCGCCGGCGGCTTGGATTCAGTGGGCGCCGGTGGCGCGCTGGCGGCTGGGCCGGCCGCTGGCGGTGGGTCGAAGCCTTCGGCATCCGCATCGGCATCGGCGCTGGACGCACGGGTTCCGTTTCCAGGACCCGTCGTCGGTTCCGGGGCGCGCCGCCGCGGGCCCCGATCCGAGACGCGGCCGCCTCCGGCTCCTCCGCCACCTCCACCGCCGCCACCGCCGGACGGGACACCGCCTGCGGCGAGCCGTCGCTCGAGCTGGTCGAGGCGGGCGAGGAGCTGGCCGACGTCGTCGCCCGCGGGCATCGTCGCGAGCCGGATCACCGCCATCTCGAGGACCGCCGTCGGCTGGGGCGCCCAGGAGAGGTCTTCGATCTCGCGAACGAGGGCCCGGAACATCCTGCGCAGGCGCGCGGGCTCGGTCCGTCCGGCGAGCTCGATCAGCTCGGCGCGCTCCTCGTCGGTCCCCTCGAAGAGGCCTTCGCCTTCCGGGGCGACCCGGAGCACGACGAGATCACGCAGGAACTCCAGCAGGGCGTCCGCGACGCGGCGCGCCTCCGACCCCCCGCTGGTCGCCTTCGTCACGTGCTCGAGGGCCCTGGCGACGTCGCCTTCGATGCACGAGAGGGCGATCTCGCGGAGCACGCGGCGGTCGACGAGGTCGAGGACGTCGGCCACGACTTCGTCGGTGATCTCGGCGACCCCGTCCTGACCGCTGGAATAGGCCACGATCTGGTCGAGGAGCGTCTGCGCGTCGCGCATCGATCCGTCGCCCTCGCGCGCGATCATCGCGACGGCGGAAGGGGAGATTGCGATGCCTTCGGATTCACAGATCTCGGCCAGGCGTTCGCCGACGGTCGAGAGCGCGATCCGGCGCAGGTCGTGGCGCTGGCAGCGGGACAGCACGGTGAAGGGGATCTTCTCGGGGTTCGTCGTCGCGAACACGAAGAGGCTGCGCGGCGGCGGCTCCTCGAGGGTCTTGAGCAGCGCGTTGAACGCCGGCCCCGAGAGCATGTGGACCTCGTCCACGATGAAGATCCGGTACTTGCCGGGGGCGGCGGCGTAGCGGATCGACTCGATGACCTCGCGCATGTCGTCGACGCCGGTCCGGCTCGCCGCGTCGATCTCCTGGACGTCGGTCGAGCGTCCCTCGGTGATCTCGGTACACGGCGGGCAGCTGCCGCAGGGCTCGACGGTCGGCCCCTTCTCGCAGTTCAGGCAGCGTGCGATCAGCCGCGCGAGGGTCGTCTTGCCGACGCCGCGCGGGCCGGTCAGCAGCATCGCGTGCGGAATCCGGTCGCTCCGGATCGCGTTCCGCAGCGCGGTGGTGACGTGCGCCTGCCCCGACACCTCGTCGAAGCTCTGCGGCCGCCATTTCCGCGCGATGACCTGGTAGCTCAAGGGGCGATCCGTCGTCGTGAGGGCTGGGAGGTCCAACGACGCTGAGGGATTTCGATCGGGATTGGCGCCCGATCGGGACGCGACGTCGTCACTTCCCGATCGGCGTCGCCTGAGCGGCACGTCGCCTCGCAGGCGGCCAAGCCGCACCCCTTACGCACAGAGCATTGACCGCAGGGCGGTCCACTCGCAGCCAGGCCCTGCTACGGCTGCTTCCTTCCGGACCTGACCGGGTTCACAGGATCCCGAACTCGAACGGGACCCTGCGGTCAACGCTCGGTGCGAACCGGGAAAGTACCGGTGGCGGAGAGCGGATTCAATCGTGTCGGAATCGGGCCCGAGACGCCCGGACCCGGCTAGTATCGCGGGATCCGATCGGATCAGGAGGAAGTGCGATGGCGGCGAGCGAAACCCCGGACCGGCGCGAGGACGAGGCGCGGCTGCGCGACACGGCCTTCCGCTACGCGCGCATGATGGACCGCATGTCCTTCGACGACCTGCCCACGGTCTTCGCGGAGGACGGGGTGCTCTCGGGTCCCGGTTACGAGATGACGGGACACGACGAGCTCCGCACCGGGCTCCAGAGCCTCGACCAGTTCGAGGCGACCCTGCACGGCGTCCTCAACACCTACTTCGAGATCGACGGCGATCGGGCGAAGGGCGAGGTCTACTGCGTCGCGAACCACGTGCACCAGATCGACGGGATCCCCTTCAAGCTCGACATGGGCATCCGCTACGAGGACGACTACACGCGCAAGGGCGACCTCTGGGTGATCCAGCGGCGCTTCTTCAACATGGTCTGGGAGACCGACACGCCCATGCGGGTCTCGGCGGACGGGAAGCCCCTGGCCTCCGCCTAGTCTGCGCGCCCGATCCCCGCGTCCTCGGACTCCGTCCGGAGTCGTGGCAGCGCCTCGGCGAAGGCGTCGAGGGAGTCCATTCGCCAGGTTGCCGCCTCGAAGCGCGGATCGCCCTGATGGGCCGCCTCCGGGATCGCGACGCAGCGCATCCCCGCGGCCATCGCACTCGCGACGCCGTTCGCCGAGTCCTCGATCGCGATCGCGCCCCGGGCATCCACGCCCATCTCGTGCAGGGTGGAGCGATAGACGTCCGGGTGGGGCTTGCCGAGCGTCTCGTGCTCGGCGGACCGGCAGACCTCGAAGCGCGAACCCAGTCCGAAGGTGTCGAGCGTCGCCTCGATCAGCCGCATCGGGGACGAAGAGGCGAGTCCCAGCCGCCACCCCTCCGCCTCTGCGGCGCCGAGGGCCGCTTCGACGCCGGCGATCGGTCGTGCCTCCGCTCGGATCACGGTCTCCATTTCGTCGATGATCGCGGTCGCGACCTCGTCCACCGACGGCGGTGTCCAGGATCGATGGTCGATCCAGTACTCGACGGCCTCGTCGATCCGCAGGCCCATCGTCCGGACGCAGTCCGACTCCTCGAGCGCGAGCCCATAGCGGCCGAAGCAGGCCACCTCGGCCCTGCGCCAGAGCGGCTCCGAGTCGACGAGGACACCGTCCATGTCGAAGACCAGGGCGCGCCCGCGCGGGTCCGGTTCGGCGTCGCGCGTCACGCCAGGGCGGCGCCGTCGATCCGGATTTCCTCGCCGCTGATGTGGAGGGCGTCCGGCGAGGCGAGGAAGAGGATCAGGTCGGCCACCCGTTCGGGTCCGGTCGGACCGTGGAGCGAGGCCAGGCGGTTCAGCAGTTCGAAGTCGGCGCCTTCGGGCATCCGGGTCGGTTTCGTCATGCCCGTATCGATGGACGCCGGGGCGATCGAGTTCGCTCGAAGTCCGCGATCGGCGTACTCGACCGCGATCGCACGGGTGAAGGCGTGGATGGCCCCCTTCGAGGCGCTGTAGGCGGCGCCGTAGGCGAGTCCCGCGAGGCCGGCGGTCGAGCCGATGTTCACGATCGACCCCTTCGTCTCGAGCAGGTGCGGAATCGCGGCCCGGGTCATCAGGAACGTACCGTCGAGGTTGACCGAGAGGATCTTTCGCCACGCGGCGAATTCCATCTCGTCGGTTCGGGAGTAGGCGATGACGCCGGCGTTGTTGCAGAGCGTGTCGAGCTTGCCGTAGGTCTCGACGCAGGCGGCGACGCTGTCGTTCGCCTGGGCCTCGTCGGCGATGTCGGCGACCCGTGATTCGATGCGACCGCCGCTCGCGGCGGCGATCTCGCTCGCGGCCTTGACCGTCTCCTCGAGGCCCGTCGCGACCACGTCGGTCACGAATACGTTCGCGCCTTCGGCTGCGAGCTTCAGGGTCGCGGCGCGACCGATCCCGGAGGCGCCTCCCGTGATCAGCAGGACCTGGTCGGTGAATCGCGGCATGTCGGCTCCTCGTGTGGGCGGCCGAACGTCGCACGGGCGCGAAAGGGCGGCAAGCGCCGCCGATCTAGCGCCAACCGCGCGGGTTGCGCTCGTCTTCCTGGACACGCGCTTCGAAGGCGGCGGCCATCCGGGCCATCACTTCCGGATGGCGCGTGCTCACGTCCCAGCTCTCGCTCGGATCCTGGTCGAGGTCGAAGAGCCAGGGGCCCCAATCGGCGTTCGCAGAGAATCGTTCCGTTCCGCCCGCGCGGACGCCGCGCCGGCGGTGGTATTTGAAGCGCGCGTCGCGCACCGCGTCGAGTCCGCCGCCATTCCCGCCCTGGGTCATCCCGTAGTAGTAGAGAAGGCGATCGCCGGCAGGCGCCGCGTCGAAGAGGTGAGCGCCGACGTCCTCGCCGTCGAGCAGGCGGTCCGGCGGCGTCGGGAGGGCGAGGAGCGAGAGGAGCGTCGGAACCAGGTCGACCCCCCCGATCGGGGCGTCGCTCTCGCGACCCGGGGCGATCCGTGACGGCCAGTGGACGACGAAGGGGACGCGCTGGCCGCCTTCCCAGGTCTGGTTCTTGCGACCCCGGTTCATCCCGGGACTGCCCTCGTACCAGGGGCCATTGTCCGAGGTCGCGATCACGATCGTGTCCTCGAGCAGCCCGCGGCGTTCGAGGACGTCGACGATCCGGCCGACGGAGTCGTCGAGGCCTTCGACGACGTCGCCGTAGAGCCCGGCGTCCGAACGTCCGCGATCCTCTTCCGGTCGGAAGAGAGGGATGTGTGGGAAGTTGTGGGCGAAGTAGAGGAAGAAGGGGCGGTCGTGGTCCCGATCGAGGAACTCGACGGCCGCGTCTTCGTAGACCCGCTTCATCCGCGTCTGGTCGAAGGGCGCTTCGTGCAAGAGCGCTTCGCCGCGGTAGATGGCGAAGGGGGTCATGTCGTTGCTGTAGAGCGCACCCAGATAGGTGTCGAACCCGCGGTCGAGGGGAAGCGAGGGCGAGCGATCTCCGAGATGCCACTTGCCGACCATCCCGGTCTCGTAGCCCGCTGCGGAGAGGATCTCGGGCAGCAGGATCTCCTCCTCGGCGACGCGCGTGGCGGGGGCGCCCTGGGCCCGGAGCGCCCATTCCATGGGGTGGCCGGTCGGAAAGGCGACCACGTTCAGGAGCGCTCGCTCGGGATACCGACCCGTCAACAGGCCGACGCGCGAGGAGGTGCAGACCGGGGAAGGGGCGTAGTAGTTCTCGAGTCGGAGGCCGCCCGCCGCGAGGCGATCGAGATGGGGGGTCGCGATCGACTCGGCCCCGTAGGCGCCGAGATCGCCGTAGCCGAGGTCGTCGAACAGGATCAGCACGAGGTTGGGTCGGTCGCCGGCGGCGCTCGGCGCATCGGCGGAATCGGTCGCGATCGCTTCCAGGTAGCGCGCCTTCGCCAGGGCGTGCTCGGCATCATCGGCACTCGCGTACGCGGCGATCCGAACGACGAGGAGCCCGAGCCAGAGGAGCCCGGCGACGATTCCGAGGAGCGCCAGGCCGCCGAGGCCACGAACGAGCAGCGACAGGAGACGGCGCATCGGGCCTAGCGACTCGCCGTTCGGGGCGTGCCTTCGCACTCGGTCTTCCGCGGGTCCCCCGCCCAGGCGACGGCGTTGCGCAGCAACGTCTTCGTATAGTCCCGGGCGTAGGCCTCGGCCCAGTGGCCCATCGCGGTGTAGACCGCGCGACCTCGATCGACGCAGCGCGACCAGACGATCGGGTGGTCGCCCATCGAGATGTCGACCTCCTGGCCCATGCCGCGGATCCAGGGCGAATAGGTCGACTCGTCGACGGTCAGGAGCACGTGGTAGCCGGCTTCCCGGGCGCCCCGATCCCAGGAGTACCACTCCTCGGCGTGTACGAAGTCCGCGGGCAACCCCGTGGTGACTGGATGCTGCGGGTCCTCGACGACCACTCGCGCCTCCTGGGTCTGGGGGCCGAGGATGTGACCGAGGTAGGTCCCTGTCTTGAGCGTTTCCTCGTACCAGGTCCACTCGGCGTGGGAACCGTCCCCGGCCGCGTGGATGCCGAGCCAGCCGCCGCCTTCCTCGAGCCACCGCCGGAACGCCGCGTCCTGCGCGTCGCTCGCGTGGTCGCCGCTGGCGCTCGCGAAGACGACGACGTCGAAGCGGTCGAGGATCGTGGAATCGAAGACGGCGCTGTTCTCGGTGTGGAAGACGGCCCAGTCCGCGTCAGTCGCGAGCTCGTCGAAGAGGTCGTGCGAGGCCGCGATCCCCTCCGTATGGCGGAACTGGTTCGTCTTCGAGTAGACGAGGACGCGGAGGTTCGCGTTCGCGCCGAAGTCGGCCGCGAGCACCGGCGGCGTCGTCTCGTGGGCGTGGCTCGGGAAGAGGATGCCCCAGGCGCCGATCCACCAGACGAAGAGCAATGCGCCCACGACGGCGAGAGCGACGAGGCTGGCGAGTCCGAGACCGATCTTCTTCACGAGGCTCATGGGGGCTCCTCCGCGACCGCGAATCGGGGAGACGATAAGGCAGATCGGTCGGCTTCGTGTGCTCGCCTCGTGGGTCTCGCCAGCTACCGTTGCCTCGTTCGGTCGAGGAGATGGGGTGAGCGATCACGACGCGGAAAGTGGAGCACGAGCGAGGCGATGGGCCGGCCTCCTCGCGTCTCTGGCCACGGGCGTCGGGTGCGTTTCCTGCGGTGGCGACGCTCCGGACGCGGCGGCATTCGAGCGGGCGCGGGAGCGGGCCGCGCCCGCCGAGCGGGAGTGGCGCAGCTATCTGGGTGGGCTCGAGTCGAGACAGTGGTCGCCCCTCGACGAGATCGACCGCTCGAACGTCCACCTCCTCGAGCGCGCCTGGATCCATCGGTCGGGGGAGCCCGCCTCGAGCGGCCTGCAGATGCAGGTGAACCCGATCGTCGTCGGCGGCGTGCTCTACGGGGTCTCGCCGAACCTCGTGCTCTTCGCGATCGACGCCTCGACCGGGGAGACACTCTGGCGTTTCGATCCGGGGACGGGATCGTGGCTCGCGAGCTCGAGTCGCGGAGTCGCGAGCTGGCGGAGCGGGGACGACGAGCGGATCGTGTTCGGGGCGAAGAGCTTCCTCTACTCGATCGATGCGAAGACCGGTCGGCCGGTGGAGTCGTTCGGCGAGGGCGGTCGGATCGATCTCCGCGAAGGCCTCGGGCGCGACGTCTCCGCGGACATGATGGGCGTGACCGTGACGACGCCGGCGACGATCTTCGAGGACCTGATCCTGGTCGGCGGGCGGGTGAACGAGATGGAGGGGGCGCCGCCGGGCACGGTGCGCGCGTTCGATGCGAGAACGGGCGCGCTTCGCTGGGCCTTTCATACGATTCCCCGGCCCGGGGAATTCGGGTACGAGACCTGGCCCGCCGACGCCTGGAAGACCGCGGGCGGTGCGAACGCCTGGGCCGGGATCACCGTCGATGCTTCACGGGGCCTCGCCTTCGTCCCGACCGGGTCGGCCACGCCCGACTTCGACGGCAGCGACCGCCTGGGCGACAACCTCTTCGCGAACACGTTGCTCGCGCTCGATGCGCGGACCGGAGAGCGCGTCTGGCACCAGCAGCTGGTGCGCCACGATCTGTGGGATCGCGACCTTCCGTCTCCGCCCAACCTGGTCGAGCTCGAACGGGACGGCGTCGTCGTGCCCGCGGTCGCGCAGACCACGAAGCAGGGGCACACCTATGTGTTCCATCGCGAGACGGGAGAGCCGCTCTTCCCGATCCGCGAGGAGCCGGTCCAGCCGACCCCGATCGAGGGCGAGGTGACGGCCCGGTCCCAGCCGATTCCCATCGCTCCGCCGCCCTTCGCACGCCAGTCGCTCACGGCGGAGACCGTGAGCGACCGCACGCCCGAGATCGCTTCGGCCCTCCGAGAGCGCCTGGCCTCGATGCGATCCGGTGGACTCTACGTTCCGCCCAGCACCGAAGGCTCGATCCTCGTCCCCGGGATCGACGGCGGGGCCGAGTGGGGGGGCGCCGCCTGGGACGCGTCGACCGGGACGCTCTACGTCAATGCGAATCAGGTCGCGTCGATCCTGCAGCTGGTGGAGACCGCCGGCGAGACCGAGCTGACGGATACCGCCTATCTGGGACTCTGCGCCGGCTGTCATGGGCTCGACCTGAAGGGGGACGGCGCCTCGATTCCCTCGTTGATCGGGGTTCGCGACCGGATGGGCTTCCTCGAGTTCCACCGGATCCTGCGCGACGGGCGAGGGCGCATGCCGCCGGTCGCAGGGTTCATGCCCTGGTGGCAGCGCTACCCCGCGGCCTGGCTGCTCTACCGACTCGACGAGGAGGACGCACCGATCCATTGGGCGGAGCGCGAGGGCGAACGGCACGTGACGAGCGCGGGCTACCAGGACTTCACCGATCCCGACGGACTCCCCGGCTCCAAGCCGCCCTGGGGCACGCTGACTGCGATCGATCTCGCTGGTGGGAAGCTCCGCTGGCAGATCCCGCTCGGGGACTACCCCGAGATCCTCGCCGAAGGCAAGAGCGGGCTCGGGGCGGCGAACTACGGTGGGCCGGTCGTGACCGCGGGCGGTCTGCTCTTCATCGCCGCGACACCGGACCGGAAGCTCCGCGCCTACGACAAGGAGGACGGGACGCTCCTCTGGGAGGACACGCTTCCCTTCGGTGGGTACGCCACGCCTGCGGTCTACGAAGCGGACGGTCGACAGTTCGTGGTGGTCGCGGCAGGTGGCGGGAAGTTTCGCCAGGCCTCGGGCGACGCCTACGTGGCCTACGCGCTGCCGCGCTAGGCGCGCTCTTCATGTTAGGCGTGAAGGAATCGTTAGGCGCGGGCCTGCTCGGCGTCGGGTCCGGCCGGCCGCCAGCAGGGCAGGTGGAACCCGTCCTTGCCGGGGACGATTTCGAGGGCGACCGCCTCTCCCGAGACGGGTTCGCGAGCGCCGAGCCAGCCGCCGATCAGGAGCAGGTCGTCCTGTGCGTCGAGGCGGACCTGGACGACGGTGTAGGGCACGGCCTCGCGAAGGGCGGGAGCGAAGGCCTGGTGGGTCCGGACCCAGCTGGCGACGGTGCCGGCCCCGTCGAGGGTCTCCCAGCGCGCGTCGAAGGACCGGCATCGGTTGCAGATTTCGCGCGCCGGCCAACGCAGGGCGCCACAGGCGGAGCAACGCTGGAGCCGGAACTCGCCGGCCGCGAGCGCGTCCCACCAGGGGCGCGAGTCGCGATCCGGCGTGGGCGGGAAGGGGAGGAACGCGTCGCTCATGCGTCCCTCCGCAGGATCAGCGCCGAGGCGTTTCCGGCGACGTAGCCCGGCTGGGCCGTGGAGAGTCCGATCTCGGCGCCTTCGACCTGGCGCGCGCCGGCCTCGCCGCGGAGCTGGGACACGCACTCGTAGACGTGATTCAGCCCGTGGACGTAGCCCTCCGAGAGGAAGCCGCCGTGGGTGTTCACCGGGAGCGCGCCGTCCGATCGCGTCGCGCCGCTCTCGACGAAGGGGCCGCCCTCTCCCTTGGGACAGAAGCCGTAGTCCTCGAGCTGCACGATCACCGAGTAGGTGAAGCAGTCGTAGAGCTGGGCGACGTCGATGTCCTGCTGTCCGACGCCCGCCATCTCGAAGAGCCGAGGGGCCAGGTCGGCCGCCGACGTCGTCGTCGTGTCCGGCTGTTGGTTCGAGTACAGCGTCTGGCCGCCGCCCCAGGCGGCTCCGCTGATCGAGACGGGGTGCTTCTTCAGGTCCCGCGCGCGCTCGGGGGTCGTCAGCAGGATCGCGACCGCCCCGTCGGTCTCGAGGCAGCAATCGAGCAGGCGGAAAGGCTCGACGACGGGTCGCGACGCGAGATGGTCGGCGAGCTCGATCGGCGCGCGCATCATCGCGCGCTCGTTCTTCGCCGCGTTCGCCCGCTGCTGGACGGCGACGTGGCCGAGCTGTTCCTCGGTCGTGCCGTAGCGCTCCATGTGGGCGCGCGCCGCCATCGCGAACTGCTGGGGGGGCACGAAGTAGCCGTAAGGCGCCTGGTACTGGGTCTCGACGGCGTCGACGAGCGGGCGTCCCGTTCCGCCCATGCGGAACTCGGAGCGGGCGTTGAGCGCGCGGTAGCAGACGACGGTTTCCGCGACGCCGGCGGCGATGGCGAGGGCCGCCTGTCCTACGACCGCGTGGGAGACGCTGCCGCCGCCGAACTGGTCGACGAAGTAGCGGGGGTCGCGGAGGCCGAGGGACTGGGCGACCACCGCCGGGAGCACCGAATCGCCGACCCGGTAGGTCGCGATCCCGTCGAGGGCGTCCGGCGGGAGCCCCGCGTCGTCGAGCGCGGCCATGATCGCGCGCGTCGCGAGGGTGAGGGTGCTGACGCCCGAGTCCTTCGAGTAGGGCGTGCAACCGATCCCGGCGATCGCGACCCGGTCGCGCAACGTCAAGGACTAGCCCCGCTCGTCGCGGAAGCGCTTCGGCTTCGGGCTCGACTTGATCTGCGTGAGATCGTCGAGGGCGCCCGGCGCGTGGACCTCGACGCCGAACTTCACGCCGATCTTCTCTTTCAGGAGCTGTTCGAGTTGTTCACGGATCCCGTCGTGCTCGCTCGTGGGACGTTCCGTCGTGGCCATCACGACCATCTCGTCGCGGTTGTTCTCGCGCACGGCCCGCACGAAGTAGTCCTCGGTCACGGCCTCGTGGGTCATCACGATCTCGCCGAGCGCCTCGGGCCAGACGTTGACCCCCCGCAGCTTGACCATGTTGTCTCCACGTCCGGAGAACGGCCCCATTCTGCGCTGCCAGCTCCCGCAAGCGCAGCGCTCCGGCGGATGAAGAAAGGACAGGTCCATGATGTTGTATCGGAACTGCGGGCTGCCGGTCTTGTAGAGCTCGGTCACGACGAGGGAGCCGAGCTCGCCGTCGGGGAGGGGCTCGCCCGTGTCGACGTCGACGACCTGGACGATGAAGGCGTCCTCCTGGATGTGGAGGCCCTGTCTCGCGGGGCACTCCGTCGCGATCCACTGGACTTCGTGGAAGCCGTAGGACTGGTAGTTGGGGACGCCGAAGGTGGCTTCGAGCAGCTCCCGGTCGCCGATGTTCGGGAGTGCGCAGAGCTTCAGGTCCTCTTTCGGGTCGAGGCCCATCTCCCGCGCCTTGTCCGCCAGGCGGAGGAGATAGTCACCGGTCGTGAGGATCGCCTTCGCGCCGTACTGGACGGCGAGCTCGATCTGGCGCTGGCTGCTCGTCACGGTTCCGGTCCCGGTCGTGAGGACGACGCAGTTCAGCCAGTTGTAGAGCGCCTCGTCCATCGAGAAGGCGCCGTTGTGGGTCGAGTAGGCCCAGGCGTTGACGACCGTGTCGCCGGGCCGGATGCCCTGCATGTAGAGGGCCCGTGCGGTCAGGATCGAGCCCGCCATGCGATCCCAGGTCGTGTAGAGGGTCGGTCGCGACGTGCCCGTCGTCCCACCGGACATGAAGACCCGCATCGGCTCCCGGTAGGCATCCGTCGGGAGCACGCCCTGGTAGTCGCCGAGCGGCGGGTGGGCCTCGATGCTCTTGCGGATGTCGTCGACCGAATAGGTCGGGATCCGGTCGAGGTCGGCGAGGCTCTGGATCGAACGCGGGTCGAAGCCGGCGGCGTCCCAGCGACGCTGGAAGAAGGGCACGCGATAGGCGCGCAGGGCGCGGTCCTGGACGCGGGCGAGCTGTTTCGCCTCGATCCGCTCGCGGTCCTCGAGCCAGGTCGACTCGAAGTATTCCGGCGGCGGCGGGTACATCCGCGTCAATGCGTCGTAGTCGACGGCTTCGTGAGGTCGGCGGATTCCCTGCGGCATTCGATGACTCCCTGACCGCGAGTGACTCGCGGGCGGTTTGCAGGTTCGCACCCGCCGACCCGATCCCGCAAGGACCGCCGCCGGTCAGTTGATCGCGCCGTCGTTCTTGAGTCGCGTGATCTCGTCCCAATCGAGGCCGAGCTCGAGCAGGAGCTCCTCGGTGTGCTGACCCGCTTCGGGGGCCGGGGTCGGTTGGTTGGGTGTCTCGCCGAACTGGACCGGATTGCCGACGAGCCGGAAGCGCCCACCGGAGGGTCGGTCGAGCTCCGCCACGTATCCGTTGGCCCGGGCCT
Proteins encoded:
- the recR gene encoding recombination mediator RecR encodes the protein MSSSPAMDRLVESLKRLPGIGEKSATRLAYFLLSAPEDLSRELAESIARLQRDTVVCETCFTLSDRTPCPVCAHPDRDRTVVCVVEEPADMAAIERSGGFRGLYHVLGGALSPIDGMGPETLRVGELERRVAQDGVKEVVLATNPTAEGDATAHFLADRLRGAHVQVSRIAYGMPLGGDIEYADHVTVSRAIENRRSIGD
- a CDS encoding YbaB/EbfC family nucleoid-associated protein — protein: MDPNEMKQALERAQEMQSKLGELQAELARRRYEASAGGGMVTATVSGAFRVLSVEIEPVLIEHKDRDMIQDLTAAAVNAALTKAQEAVAQEMTRFQSGMLAGLPNLPGMPGTPGGGFTSGGGA
- the dnaX gene encoding DNA polymerase III subunit gamma/tau, which produces MSYQVIARKWRPQSFDEVSGQAHVTTALRNAIRSDRIPHAMLLTGPRGVGKTTLARLIARCLNCEKGPTVEPCGSCPPCTEITEGRSTDVQEIDAASRTGVDDMREVIESIRYAAAPGKYRIFIVDEVHMLSGPAFNALLKTLEEPPPRSLFVFATTNPEKIPFTVLSRCQRHDLRRIALSTVGERLAEICESEGIAISPSAVAMIAREGDGSMRDAQTLLDQIVAYSSGQDGVAEITDEVVADVLDLVDRRVLREIALSCIEGDVARALEHVTKATSGGSEARRVADALLEFLRDLVVLRVAPEGEGLFEGTDEERAELIELAGRTEPARLRRMFRALVREIEDLSWAPQPTAVLEMAVIRLATMPAGDDVGQLLARLDQLERRLAAGGVPSGGGGGGGGGGAGGGRVSDRGPRRRAPEPTTGPGNGTRASSADADADAEGFDPPPAAGPAASAPPAPTESKPPARPPMPARTDAPRAVDPDEAFDGPRETPVEPARFDDDPGVDATAHRTSAASVPPGTPPTIGGGAPPATIFDRFKTKALELDRSKFASLDGTTLVGIEGNVIRIGADAAFHVERLRARQPDLEALATRLFGKPTKITVEIATANAAREQSRESREQERRQRQEALNSEPVNLAIEILKAEIVEIRPLGANTGRGGRGD
- a CDS encoding nuclear transport factor 2 family protein; the encoded protein is MAASETPDRREDEARLRDTAFRYARMMDRMSFDDLPTVFAEDGVLSGPGYEMTGHDELRTGLQSLDQFEATLHGVLNTYFEIDGDRAKGEVYCVANHVHQIDGIPFKLDMGIRYEDDYTRKGDLWVIQRRFFNMVWETDTPMRVSADGKPLASA
- the hxpB gene encoding hexitol phosphatase HxpB, with protein sequence MTRDAEPDPRGRALVFDMDGVLVDSEPLWRRAEVACFGRYGLALEESDCVRTMGLRIDEAVEYWIDHRSWTPPSVDEVATAIIDEMETVIRAEARPIAGVEAALGAAEAEGWRLGLASSSPMRLIEATLDTFGLGSRFEVCRSAEHETLGKPHPDVYRSTLHEMGVDARGAIAIEDSANGVASAMAAGMRCVAIPEAAHQGDPRFEAATWRMDSLDAFAEALPRLRTESEDAGIGRAD
- a CDS encoding SDR family oxidoreductase; its protein translation is MPRFTDQVLLITGGASGIGRAATLKLAAEGANVFVTDVVATGLEETVKAASEIAAASGGRIESRVADIADEAQANDSVAACVETYGKLDTLCNNAGVIAYSRTDEMEFAAWRKILSVNLDGTFLMTRAAIPHLLETKGSIVNIGSTAGLAGLAYGAAYSASKGAIHAFTRAIAVEYADRGLRANSIAPASIDTGMTKPTRMPEGADFELLNRLASLHGPTGPERVADLILFLASPDALHISGEEIRIDGAALA